From Streptomyces chrestomyceticus JCM 4735, one genomic window encodes:
- a CDS encoding precorrin-8X methylmutase, which yields MSEFDYEKDGAEIYRQSFATIRAEADLADLPDDVSRVAVRMIHACGMTDLVRDLAYSPKVVARASEALRDGAPILCDANMVASGVTRKRLPADNEVLCTLADPSVPDLAERMGTTRSAAALELWRDRLDGAVVAVGNAPTALFRLLEMIEEGAPRPAAVIGIPVGFIGAAESKDALAQHPAGLEHLVVRGRRGGSAMAAAAINAIASVEE from the coding sequence GTGAGCGAGTTCGACTACGAGAAGGACGGCGCGGAGATCTACCGCCAGTCCTTCGCCACCATCCGCGCCGAGGCGGACCTCGCGGACCTGCCCGACGACGTCAGCAGGGTCGCCGTCCGCATGATCCACGCCTGCGGCATGACCGACCTGGTACGCGACCTGGCGTACTCCCCGAAGGTCGTCGCCCGGGCGAGCGAGGCGCTGCGGGACGGCGCCCCCATCCTCTGCGACGCCAACATGGTCGCCAGCGGCGTCACCCGCAAGCGGCTGCCCGCGGACAACGAGGTGCTCTGCACCCTCGCCGACCCGTCCGTACCGGACCTGGCCGAGCGGATGGGCACCACCCGCAGCGCCGCCGCCCTCGAACTGTGGCGCGACCGCCTGGACGGCGCGGTGGTCGCCGTCGGCAACGCCCCCACCGCCCTCTTCCGCCTCCTGGAGATGATCGAGGAGGGCGCGCCCCGCCCGGCCGCCGTCATCGGCATCCCGGTCGGCTTCATCGGCGCGGCCGAGTCCAAGGACGCGCTGGCCCAGCACCCCGCGGGCCTGGAACACCTGGTGGTACGCGGCCGGCGCGGCGGCAGCGCCATGGCCGCGGCGGCGATCAACGCGATAGCGAGCGTGGAAGAGTGA
- a CDS encoding BlaI/MecI/CopY family transcriptional regulator → MEAQVLAALHQAPGPATAAWVQDHLGGDLAYTTVMTILSRLHAKKAVTRERAGRSYVWLPAADEAGLAALRMRRVLDSESDRDAVLASFVSALSAQDERLLRTLLERATGEDFGPDATGPDPGRPPLGD, encoded by the coding sequence CTGGAGGCCCAGGTGCTGGCGGCGCTGCACCAGGCGCCCGGCCCGGCCACCGCCGCCTGGGTGCAGGACCACCTCGGCGGCGACCTCGCGTACACGACGGTGATGACGATCCTCTCCCGCCTGCACGCCAAGAAGGCCGTCACCCGGGAACGCGCCGGCCGCTCCTACGTGTGGCTCCCGGCGGCCGACGAGGCCGGGCTCGCCGCGCTGCGGATGCGCCGCGTCCTGGACAGCGAGTCCGACCGGGACGCGGTCCTGGCCAGCTTCGTCTCGGCGCTCTCCGCCCAGGACGAGCGGCTGCTGCGCACCCTGCTGGAGCGCGCCACCGGCGAGGACTTTGGCCCCGACGCCACCGGCCCCGACCCGGGCCGCCCCCCGCTCGGAGACTGA
- a CDS encoding glycine-rich domain-containing protein, whose product MENPARALLPAAEFLAVSDTIATGNRGMPRLTAERILVQALAFVATAARYRGAAIAPSRVVDEGWHALILHTKSYAALCDRLGGFVHHYPQPPEPRRQPQTVIDRTTALMGEAGFVVDGELWRTPAEELVVVAADCGHTPPSSVPRRKKAACPGH is encoded by the coding sequence ATGGAAAACCCTGCTCGCGCGCTGCTGCCCGCAGCGGAATTCCTGGCCGTGAGCGACACCATCGCGACGGGGAACCGCGGAATGCCCCGGCTCACGGCGGAGCGCATTCTCGTACAGGCACTGGCATTCGTGGCGACGGCCGCCCGGTATCGGGGTGCGGCCATTGCGCCGTCCCGCGTCGTCGACGAGGGCTGGCACGCGCTGATTCTGCATACGAAGTCCTATGCCGCGCTGTGCGACCGGCTCGGCGGATTCGTCCACCATTACCCGCAGCCGCCGGAACCGCGACGCCAGCCGCAAACGGTCATCGACCGTACGACGGCGCTCATGGGGGAGGCCGGATTCGTCGTCGACGGGGAATTGTGGCGTACGCCTGCCGAAGAACTCGTGGTGGTGGCCGCCGACTGCGGGCACACGCCGCCCAGCAGCGTGCCGAGGCGGAAGAAGGCCGCTTGCCCCGGCCACTGA
- a CDS encoding M56 family metallopeptidase encodes MGVFVFLPLVLPLTALPIARLAGQHLHPRSTTRLLTALSVVLGVCSTLCLGLLLVVGTAQLPGNPLPDGWSDPEVRAAVPFAEVAGTAAIAALAAVVTAGGTELRRYYRVRSRTHRALDGLPSATELAVLPDDSPYAYAVPALPARPGRPARPGRIAVSRGMLRSLDSDERRALIAHERAHLTERHHRFQLAVRLAGCANPLLRPLRTAVAFSAERWADEEAARTVGDRRLTARAVGKAALVSRPTPGPLLAGFAAPGPGPVPRRVAALLGPVPPARSWPPALTPAGLAALIAAAGTAASALSALNAAVALFLVLKAATPL; translated from the coding sequence ATGGGCGTCTTCGTCTTCCTCCCGCTCGTCCTGCCGCTGACCGCGCTGCCGATCGCCCGCCTCGCCGGGCAGCATCTGCACCCGCGCAGTACCACCCGCCTGCTGACCGCCCTGTCCGTGGTCCTCGGCGTGTGCAGCACGTTGTGTCTGGGGCTGCTGCTGGTGGTGGGCACCGCCCAGCTCCCCGGCAACCCCCTGCCCGACGGCTGGTCCGATCCGGAGGTGCGCGCCGCGGTGCCGTTCGCCGAGGTGGCCGGTACGGCGGCGATCGCCGCGCTCGCCGCCGTCGTGACTGCCGGTGGCACCGAACTGCGCCGCTACTACCGCGTCCGCTCCCGTACGCACCGCGCGCTGGACGGCCTGCCGTCCGCCACGGAACTGGCGGTGCTGCCCGACGACTCCCCCTACGCCTACGCCGTCCCCGCCCTGCCCGCGCGGCCCGGCAGGCCCGCGCGGCCCGGCCGGATCGCGGTCTCCCGCGGCATGCTGCGCAGCCTGGACAGCGACGAGCGCCGCGCCCTCATCGCCCACGAGCGCGCCCACCTGACGGAGCGCCACCACCGCTTCCAGCTCGCCGTACGGCTGGCGGGCTGCGCGAACCCGCTGCTGCGGCCGCTGCGTACGGCGGTCGCCTTCAGCGCCGAGCGCTGGGCCGACGAGGAGGCGGCGCGGACCGTCGGCGACCGGCGGCTGACCGCGCGCGCCGTGGGCAAGGCCGCACTGGTCTCCCGCCCCACGCCCGGCCCGCTGCTGGCAGGCTTCGCCGCCCCCGGCCCGGGCCCCGTACCGCGCCGGGTGGCCGCGCTCCTGGGCCCCGTGCCCCCGGCCCGGAGCTGGCCGCCGGCCCTCACTCCGGCCGGTCTGGCCGCCCTGATCGCCGCCGCGGGCACCGCCGCCTCGGCCCTCTCCGCGCTGAACGCGGCGGTGGCCCTGTTCCTCGTCCTCAAGGCGGCCACGCCGCTCTGA
- a CDS encoding LCP family protein produces MTRRGRILAWTGGIIGVLLLITAGVGGWIYFKLDGNIHGADVGSRLGGDRPANLSPGSKNILVVGSDSRAGANAKYGKNLDTMQSDTLMVLHIAANREWATAVSFPRDSWVSIPSCDSGNGRKSKPHHFKINEAFTIGGEGGDVASAAACTIKTVEKNTGLRIDHFVSVDFQGFKGMVNALGGIEVCPKTAIHDKKAHLDMEAGCQNVQDEKALGYVRTRYSVGDGSDLGRIGRQQEFMKALGEKAQSKLTSPGALYDFLDSATKSITTDDDLAGVKPLSELASTVKDIPSDRLTFLTVPNYAREADVPTDKANVVWQYPQAGGLFSDLAHDKEVSKDKLAAEAKKLVTARSVKVRVLNGTGKTGYAAEVAATLRKMGFTVVATDNAPPGTSETVITHPASLDAQAQVLSARLSGVKTEKSADATAAGPGVVTLTVGQGFSTTG; encoded by the coding sequence ATGACCCGGCGCGGCCGCATCCTCGCCTGGACCGGCGGCATCATCGGCGTCCTGCTGCTGATCACGGCCGGGGTCGGCGGCTGGATCTACTTCAAGCTGGACGGCAACATCCACGGCGCGGACGTCGGCAGCCGCCTCGGCGGCGACCGCCCCGCCAACCTCAGCCCCGGCTCCAAGAACATCCTCGTCGTCGGGTCGGACAGCCGCGCGGGCGCCAACGCCAAGTACGGCAAGAACCTGGACACCATGCAGTCGGACACCCTGATGGTGCTGCACATCGCCGCCAACCGGGAGTGGGCCACCGCCGTCTCCTTCCCGCGGGACTCCTGGGTGTCCATCCCGTCCTGCGACAGCGGCAACGGCCGGAAGTCCAAGCCCCACCACTTCAAGATCAACGAAGCGTTCACCATCGGCGGCGAGGGCGGTGACGTCGCCAGCGCGGCGGCCTGCACCATCAAGACCGTCGAGAAGAACACCGGGCTGCGCATCGACCACTTCGTCTCGGTCGACTTCCAGGGCTTCAAGGGCATGGTCAACGCCCTGGGAGGCATAGAGGTCTGCCCGAAGACCGCGATCCACGACAAGAAGGCGCACCTGGACATGGAGGCGGGCTGCCAGAACGTCCAGGACGAGAAGGCGCTCGGCTACGTCCGTACCCGCTACAGCGTCGGCGACGGCTCCGACCTCGGCCGGATCGGCCGCCAGCAGGAGTTCATGAAGGCGCTCGGCGAGAAGGCGCAGTCCAAGCTGACCAGCCCCGGCGCGCTGTACGACTTCCTCGACTCGGCCACCAAGTCGATCACCACGGACGACGACCTGGCGGGCGTCAAGCCGCTGTCCGAGCTGGCCTCCACGGTCAAGGACATCCCCAGCGACCGGCTCACCTTCCTGACCGTGCCGAACTATGCGCGCGAGGCGGACGTGCCCACCGACAAGGCGAATGTGGTCTGGCAGTACCCGCAGGCCGGCGGCCTCTTCAGCGACCTGGCGCACGACAAGGAGGTCAGCAAGGACAAGCTGGCCGCCGAGGCCAAGAAGCTCGTCACGGCGCGCTCGGTGAAGGTACGGGTCCTCAACGGCACGGGGAAGACGGGCTACGCGGCCGAGGTGGCGGCGACCCTGCGCAAGATGGGCTTCACGGTCGTCGCCACCGACAACGCGCCCCCCGGCACCAGCGAGACGGTCATCACCCACCCCGCGTCGCTGGACGCGCAGGCCCAGGTGCTCTCCGCCCGGCTCTCGGGCGTCAAGACGGAGAAGTCGGCGGACGCGACGGCCGCCGGGCCGGGCGTGGTGACGCTGACGGTGGGGCAAGGGTTCAGCACGACGGGCTGA
- the cobG gene encoding precorrin-3B synthase, translating to MPPTPAIPPHRDESLVRDSGAACAPDRGDPGRDGGDAVRGAEGTQVQDRADAHVQSPGDALVRDRGDACPGALRLHSAADGSLARLRLPAGLLTPPQTRALADAADRLGDGHLSLTSRGNVELRGLGDACAAPLAGLLRDAGLLPSDQHERIRNIVASPLAGLDGQGADGGAAVQEWARELDRLLCASDVTPALSGRFLFALDDGRGDVAALGGDLTLVAEPGGTALLRVGDDTEALRLPDSAAPRAARTAAEAFLSVAHEAGNGSWRVRELPPGHDAATVRARLRSRLPQPYETATPPTPTAPRPPRPGILIAPDGTRAALSLLAPLGRLTTAQLRRLADVAAQDGYGELRMTPWRGVVLPGLSPEAAGPRLRELATAGLVTDPASPWYGLGACTGRPGCAKSLSDVRADAVTALREDGTDAHGETTGPGADGTGPHRPDPGLLPVHWSGCARRCGHPHGAWVDVVATGDAYEVSVRGTRHPAPATATVPLTEPGRLADAVASARAAGRTTP from the coding sequence ATGCCGCCCACCCCCGCGATACCCCCGCACCGGGACGAATCCCTCGTACGGGACAGCGGTGCCGCCTGCGCACCGGACCGTGGAGACCCCGGACGGGACGGCGGGGACGCCGTACGAGGCGCTGAGGGCACCCAGGTACAGGACCGAGCGGACGCCCACGTACAGAGCCCCGGAGACGCCCTCGTACGGGACCGCGGGGACGCCTGCCCCGGCGCGCTGCGGCTGCACTCCGCCGCCGACGGCTCCCTGGCCCGGCTCCGGCTCCCGGCCGGACTCCTGACGCCGCCTCAGACCCGTGCCCTCGCCGACGCCGCGGACCGCCTCGGCGACGGCCACCTCTCCCTCACCTCCCGAGGCAACGTGGAGCTGCGCGGCCTGGGCGACGCCTGCGCCGCACCGCTCGCCGGCCTGCTGCGCGACGCCGGTCTCCTCCCCTCCGACCAGCACGAACGCATCCGGAACATCGTCGCCTCCCCGCTCGCGGGCCTGGACGGGCAGGGCGCCGACGGCGGTGCCGCCGTCCAGGAGTGGGCCCGTGAGCTGGACCGCCTGCTGTGCGCGAGCGACGTGACCCCCGCCCTCTCCGGCCGCTTCCTCTTCGCGCTGGACGACGGCCGCGGCGACGTGGCCGCGCTCGGCGGCGATCTGACGTTGGTCGCAGAACCCGGCGGTACGGCGCTGCTGCGCGTCGGCGACGACACCGAGGCCCTGCGCCTGCCCGACAGCGCGGCCCCCCGCGCGGCCCGCACGGCCGCGGAAGCGTTTCTCTCCGTCGCCCACGAGGCCGGCAACGGCTCCTGGCGCGTCCGGGAACTCCCGCCCGGACACGACGCCGCGACCGTACGCGCCCGCCTCCGTAGCCGGCTACCGCAGCCGTACGAGACGGCCACGCCCCCGACGCCCACCGCGCCCCGCCCGCCCCGTCCCGGCATCCTCATCGCCCCCGACGGCACCCGGGCCGCCCTCTCCCTTCTCGCCCCCCTCGGCCGCCTCACCACCGCCCAGTTGCGGCGGCTGGCCGACGTGGCGGCCCAGGACGGGTACGGCGAACTCCGTATGACACCCTGGCGCGGCGTGGTCCTCCCCGGCCTCTCTCCCGAGGCGGCCGGCCCCCGGCTGCGCGAACTGGCCACGGCCGGCCTGGTCACCGACCCGGCCTCCCCCTGGTACGGGCTCGGCGCCTGCACCGGCCGTCCCGGCTGCGCCAAGTCCCTGTCCGACGTACGGGCGGACGCCGTGACCGCCCTGCGCGAGGACGGCACGGACGCACACGGGGAAACCACCGGCCCGGGTGCGGACGGCACCGGCCCCCACCGGCCGGACCCCGGCCTCCTCCCCGTCCACTGGTCGGGCTGCGCCCGCCGCTGCGGCCACCCGCACGGCGCGTGGGTCGATGTCGTCGCCACCGGCGACGCCTACGAGGTGTCCGTACGGGGCACCCGGCACCCGGCGCCCGCCACGGCCACCGTCCCCCTGACCGAACCCGGACGCCTCGCCGACGCCGTCGCGTCGGCCCGCGCGGCCGGCCGCACCACGCCATGA
- the cobN gene encoding cobaltochelatase subunit CobN produces the protein MILLLSTSDTDLLSARAAAGPVPYRLANPARLDLAELPALLDGADLVVVRLLGGLRAWQEGLDQLLAADQTRPVVVLTGEQAPDAQLMEASTVPIGIAAEAHAYLAHGGPANLDQLARFLSDTVLLTGHGFEPPAAAPSWGHLERSKHLAAEARTGAEVVARTDDTGAATGPLVAVLYYRAHHMSGNTGFVESLCERIEEAGGRPMPLFVASLRAPEPELIEELRAADAIVTTVLAAGGTKPAEASAGGDDESWDAGALAALDVPILQALCLTGPRSAWEENDEGLSPLDAASQIAVPEFDGRLITVPFSFKETDEDGLPVYVADPERAARVAGIAVRHARLRHIAPADKRLALVLSAYPTKHSRIGNAVGLDTPASAVALLRRLREEGYDYGDEPVPGLESGDGDELIYALIEAGGHDQEWLTEEQLARNPVRIPAADYKRWYGTLPQELREQVEEHWGPPPGEMFVDRSQNPDGDIVLAALRRGNLLILIQPPRGFGENPIAIYHDPDLPPSHHYLAAYRWIAASQEDGGFGADAMVHLGKHGNLEWLPGKNAGLSAACGPDAALGDLPLIYPFLVNDPGEGTQAKRRVHATLVDHLVPPMARAESYGDIARLEQLLDEYAAISAMDPAKLPAIRAQIWTLIQAAKLHHDLGLEERPDDEGFDDFLLHVDGWLCEVKDAQIRDGLHVLGGAPAGEARVNLVLAILRARQIWGGTSSLPGLREALGLDESAATRTTADAVEEQARGLVQAMDDAGWDLAAVERVTAELPEAQREPVAAILAFAAREVVPRLAATTDEIDHAVHALAGGFVPAGPSGSPLRGLVNVLPTGRNFYSVDPKAVPSKLAWETGQALADSLLERYRTDHGDWPTSVGLSLWGTSAMRTSGDDVAEAMALLGIRPVWDDASRRVTGLEPIPADELGRPRVDVTLRISGFFRDAFPHVIGLLDDAVRLAASLDEPADVNYVRAHAQADLAAHGDERRATTRIFGSRPGTYGAGLLQLIDSRDWRTDADLAEVYTVWGGYAYGRGLEGCPAREEMETAYKRIAVAAKNTDTREHDIADSDDYFQYHGGMVATVRALKGTAPEAYIGDSTRPETVRTRTLVEETSRVFRARVVNPRWIEAMRRHGYKGAFELAATVDYLFGYDATTGVVADWMYDKLAQTYVLDPENRAFLQEANPWALHGIAERLLEAESRGMWAEPDKETLTALREAFLETEGDLEEKS, from the coding sequence ATGATCCTGCTGCTGTCGACGTCCGACACCGACCTGCTGAGCGCCCGCGCGGCCGCCGGTCCCGTGCCGTACCGGCTCGCCAACCCCGCCCGTCTCGACCTCGCCGAGCTGCCCGCCCTGCTGGACGGCGCCGACCTGGTCGTCGTCCGTCTCCTCGGCGGCCTGCGCGCCTGGCAGGAGGGCCTGGACCAGCTCCTGGCCGCCGACCAGACCCGCCCCGTCGTGGTGCTCACCGGCGAACAGGCGCCGGACGCGCAGCTCATGGAGGCGTCCACCGTCCCCATCGGCATCGCGGCCGAGGCCCACGCCTACCTGGCGCACGGCGGCCCCGCCAACCTGGACCAGCTCGCCCGCTTCCTGTCCGACACCGTGCTGCTGACCGGCCACGGCTTCGAGCCGCCCGCCGCCGCGCCCTCCTGGGGCCACCTGGAGCGCTCCAAGCACCTGGCGGCCGAGGCGCGTACGGGCGCGGAGGTCGTGGCCCGTACGGACGACACGGGCGCCGCGACCGGCCCGCTGGTCGCCGTGCTCTACTACCGCGCCCACCACATGAGCGGCAACACCGGCTTCGTCGAGTCGCTGTGCGAGCGGATCGAGGAGGCCGGCGGCCGCCCGATGCCGCTGTTCGTGGCCTCGCTGCGGGCGCCCGAGCCGGAGCTGATCGAGGAGCTGCGGGCCGCCGACGCGATCGTGACGACCGTGCTGGCGGCGGGCGGCACCAAGCCCGCCGAGGCGTCGGCCGGCGGTGACGACGAGTCCTGGGACGCGGGCGCGCTGGCCGCGCTGGACGTGCCGATCCTCCAGGCCCTGTGCCTGACCGGGCCGCGCAGCGCCTGGGAGGAGAACGACGAGGGCCTGTCGCCGCTGGACGCGGCCAGCCAGATCGCGGTGCCCGAGTTCGACGGCCGGCTGATCACCGTTCCGTTCTCCTTCAAGGAGACCGACGAGGACGGCCTGCCGGTGTACGTCGCCGACCCCGAGCGCGCCGCCCGGGTCGCCGGCATCGCCGTCCGTCACGCCCGGCTGCGCCACATCGCGCCCGCCGACAAGCGCCTGGCGCTGGTGCTGTCCGCGTACCCGACCAAGCACTCCCGCATCGGCAACGCGGTGGGCCTGGACACCCCGGCCAGCGCCGTCGCCCTGCTGCGCCGCCTGCGTGAAGAGGGCTACGACTACGGGGACGAGCCCGTGCCCGGCCTGGAGTCCGGCGACGGCGACGAGCTGATCTACGCGCTGATCGAGGCGGGCGGCCACGACCAGGAGTGGCTGACCGAGGAGCAGCTCGCCCGCAACCCCGTCCGCATCCCGGCCGCCGACTACAAGCGCTGGTACGGCACGCTGCCGCAGGAGCTGCGCGAGCAGGTCGAGGAGCACTGGGGCCCGCCGCCCGGCGAGATGTTCGTGGACCGCAGTCAGAACCCGGACGGCGACATCGTGCTGGCGGCCCTGCGCCGCGGCAATCTGCTCATCCTCATCCAGCCGCCGCGCGGTTTCGGCGAGAACCCGATCGCGATCTACCACGACCCCGATCTGCCGCCGTCGCACCACTACCTGGCCGCCTACCGCTGGATCGCCGCCTCCCAGGAGGACGGCGGCTTCGGCGCCGACGCCATGGTCCACCTGGGCAAGCACGGCAACCTGGAGTGGCTGCCCGGCAAGAACGCCGGCCTGTCCGCCGCCTGCGGCCCGGACGCGGCCCTCGGCGACCTGCCGCTGATCTACCCGTTCCTGGTCAACGACCCGGGCGAGGGCACCCAGGCCAAGCGCCGGGTGCACGCCACGCTGGTCGACCACCTCGTACCGCCGATGGCCCGCGCCGAGTCGTACGGCGACATCGCGCGCCTGGAGCAGTTGCTGGACGAGTACGCGGCGATCTCCGCCATGGACCCGGCCAAGCTGCCCGCGATCCGCGCCCAGATCTGGACGCTGATCCAGGCCGCGAAGCTGCACCACGACCTCGGCCTGGAGGAGCGCCCGGACGACGAGGGCTTCGACGACTTCCTGCTGCACGTCGACGGCTGGCTGTGCGAGGTCAAGGACGCGCAGATCCGCGACGGCCTGCACGTCCTCGGCGGCGCGCCCGCGGGTGAGGCGCGCGTCAACCTCGTGCTCGCCATCCTGCGCGCCCGGCAGATCTGGGGCGGTACGTCCTCGCTCCCGGGCCTGCGCGAGGCGCTGGGCCTGGACGAGTCGGCCGCGACCCGGACGACCGCCGACGCGGTCGAGGAGCAGGCCCGCGGCCTGGTGCAGGCCATGGACGACGCCGGGTGGGACCTGGCGGCCGTCGAGCGGGTCACCGCCGAGCTGCCCGAGGCACAGCGCGAGCCGGTGGCGGCGATCCTCGCCTTCGCCGCCCGCGAGGTCGTGCCGCGCCTCGCCGCCACCACCGACGAGATCGACCACGCCGTGCACGCGCTGGCCGGCGGCTTCGTCCCGGCGGGCCCGTCCGGATCGCCGCTGCGCGGCCTGGTCAACGTCCTGCCGACCGGCCGTAACTTCTACTCCGTCGACCCCAAGGCCGTCCCCAGCAAGCTGGCCTGGGAGACCGGCCAGGCCCTCGCCGACAGCCTCCTGGAGCGCTACCGCACCGACCACGGCGACTGGCCGACCTCGGTGGGCCTGTCCCTGTGGGGTACGAGCGCGATGCGTACCTCCGGTGACGACGTGGCCGAGGCGATGGCCCTGCTCGGCATCCGGCCTGTGTGGGACGACGCCTCGCGCCGGGTGACCGGCCTGGAGCCCATCCCGGCGGACGAACTGGGGCGCCCGCGCGTCGATGTGACGCTGCGTATCTCCGGCTTCTTCCGCGACGCGTTCCCGCACGTCATCGGCCTGCTGGACGACGCCGTACGGCTCGCCGCGTCCCTGGACGAGCCCGCCGACGTCAACTACGTCCGCGCGCACGCCCAGGCCGACCTGGCCGCGCACGGCGACGAGCGCCGCGCCACCACCCGCATCTTCGGCTCCCGCCCCGGCACGTACGGCGCGGGCCTGCTCCAGCTCATCGACTCGCGTGACTGGCGTACGGACGCGGACCTCGCCGAGGTCTACACGGTGTGGGGCGGTTACGCGTACGGGCGCGGCCTGGAGGGCTGCCCTGCGCGCGAGGAGATGGAGACCGCTTACAAGCGGATCGCGGTGGCGGCGAAGAACACCGACACCCGCGAGCACGACATCGCCGACTCGGACGACTACTTCCAGTACCACGGCGGCATGGTCGCGACCGTGCGCGCGCTCAAGGGCACCGCGCCCGAGGCGTACATCGGCGACTCCACCCGTCCCGAGACAGTCCGCACCCGCACGCTGGTCGAGGAGACCTCCCGGGTCTTCCGTGCCCGCGTGGTCAACCCGCGCTGGATCGAGGCGATGCGCCGCCACGGCTACAAGGGCGCCTTCGAGCTGGCCGCGACCGTCGACTACCTGTTCGGGTACGACGCCACGACCGGCGTCGTCGCCGACTGGATGTACGACAAGCTCGCCCAGACGTACGTCCTGGACCCGGAGAACCGCGCCTTCCTCCAGGAGGCCAACCCCTGGGCCCTGCACGGCATCGCCGAGCGCCTCCTGGAGGCGGAGTCGCGCGGCATGTGGGCCGAGCCGGACAAGGAGACGCTGACGGCGCTCCGGGAGGCGTTCCTGGAGACCGAGGGCGACCTGGAGGAGAAGAGCTGA
- a CDS encoding precorrin-2 C(20)-methyltransferase, producing MTEQHLTGPRAGQPSPAPGRLYGVGLGPGDPNLMTLRAVEVISSADVIAYHSARHGRSIARSIAERHLRPDHIEERLVYPVTTESTDHPDGYRGALNDFYTEAAARLAAHLDAGRTVAVLAEGDPLFYGSYQHMHQRLADRYETEVIPGVTSVSAAAARLGKPLCEADEVLTILPGTLPTEELTARLAATDAAVVMKLGRTFPSVHQALTDSGRLPEADYVERATMPGERTAPLASVDPSTVPYFSVAVVPSRIATPPPAPVTGSVVVVGTGPAGPRWLTPESRGALASATDLVGYTTYLDRVPVRPGQERHASDNKVESERAELALDLARRGRRVAVVSGGDPGIFAMATAVLEVAAQEPYRDVPVQVLPGVTAANAAAARAGAPLGHDYAVISLSDRLKPWEVIADRLHAAASADLALALYNPGSRTRTWQVAKARELLLEHRTPDTPVVMARDVGGPTESVRVVPLSDLNPEEVDMRTILLIGSSQTESVRRGDADRDTVWTPRRYPEK from the coding sequence GTGACCGAGCAGCACCTCACCGGCCCCCGGGCCGGCCAGCCCTCCCCCGCCCCGGGCCGCCTGTACGGAGTCGGCCTCGGCCCCGGCGACCCGAACCTGATGACGCTTCGGGCCGTCGAGGTCATCTCCTCCGCCGACGTGATCGCGTACCACAGCGCCCGGCACGGCCGCTCGATCGCCCGCTCCATCGCCGAGCGCCACCTCCGCCCGGACCACATCGAAGAACGCCTGGTCTACCCGGTCACCACGGAGTCCACGGACCACCCCGACGGCTACCGGGGCGCCCTCAACGACTTCTACACCGAGGCCGCCGCCCGCCTCGCCGCCCACCTCGACGCGGGCCGCACGGTCGCCGTACTCGCCGAGGGCGACCCGTTGTTCTACGGCTCGTACCAGCACATGCACCAGCGCCTGGCGGACCGGTACGAGACCGAGGTCATCCCCGGCGTCACGTCCGTGAGCGCCGCCGCGGCCCGCCTCGGCAAACCTCTCTGCGAAGCCGACGAAGTCCTCACCATCCTCCCCGGCACCCTCCCCACCGAGGAACTGACCGCTCGCCTCGCCGCCACCGACGCCGCCGTCGTCATGAAGCTCGGCCGCACCTTCCCCTCCGTGCACCAGGCCCTGACCGACTCCGGCCGTCTCCCGGAGGCCGACTACGTCGAACGCGCCACCATGCCCGGTGAACGCACGGCACCACTGGCCTCGGTCGACCCGTCCACCGTCCCGTACTTCTCGGTGGCCGTCGTCCCCAGCCGCATCGCCACCCCGCCCCCGGCCCCCGTCACAGGCTCGGTCGTGGTCGTCGGCACCGGCCCGGCAGGCCCCCGCTGGCTCACCCCCGAGTCCCGCGGCGCCCTCGCCTCCGCCACCGACCTCGTCGGCTACACCACCTACCTGGACCGCGTCCCCGTACGCCCCGGCCAGGAGCGCCACGCCTCGGACAACAAGGTCGAGTCCGAGCGCGCCGAACTCGCCCTGGACCTGGCCCGCCGCGGCCGCCGGGTCGCGGTCGTCTCCGGCGGCGACCCCGGCATCTTCGCCATGGCGACGGCCGTCCTCGAAGTGGCCGCGCAGGAGCCCTACCGCGACGTCCCCGTCCAGGTCCTCCCCGGCGTCACCGCCGCCAACGCGGCCGCCGCCCGCGCCGGCGCCCCCCTCGGCCACGACTACGCGGTCATCTCCCTCTCCGACCGCCTCAAGCCCTGGGAAGTCATCGCCGACCGCCTCCACGCGGCCGCCTCCGCCGACCTGGCCCTGGCCCTCTACAACCCCGGCTCCCGCACCCGCACCTGGCAGGTCGCCAAGGCCCGCGAACTCCTCCTGGAGCACCGCACCCCCGACACCCCGGTGGTCATGGCCCGCGACGTCGGCGGCCCGACGGAGTCCGTACGCGTCGTCCCCCTGTCCGACCTGAACCCCGAGGAGGTCGACATGCGCACCATCCTCCTCATCGGCTCCTCCCAGACGGAGTCGGTACGCCGCGGGGATGCCGACCGCGACACGGTGTGGACGCCACGGCGGTACCCGGAGAAGTAA